A genomic stretch from bacterium includes:
- a CDS encoding long-chain fatty acid--CoA ligase has product MNASTQAAVTSLAQLFYRSEANFGSKAMYMSKRNDAYRTLTYNEAGVIIRNLALGLASLGVKKDDKVSILCPTQEEWAIADFAILSLGAVTVPIYPNLPAKQVEYIIQNSDAKAVFVSDQEQLAKIIEIKNNCPSLTHAVLVTADDKKKDYVMHFSELQEAGKKFGASHPNYIEECLKKISAKDLATIIYTSGTTGTPKGVMLSHNNLLTNSQTAVTVAKIGPDDIFLSFLPLAHVFERMAGHFMPISQGCAIAYAESIEKVPQNMGEVRPTIMTAVPRLYEKIYNRVQEGLLTAPALRKKIFGWAIKVGKEARDTGKKGFSYKLAHKLVYSKLHARFGGRLRIFVSGGAPLSKEVGEFFAHMGMMILEGYGLTETSPIITVNRPELFKLGTVGCIIDGVEARIAPDGEILTRGPHVMMGYYKNEEATREMIDKDGWLHTGDIGYFDHDNYLVITDRKKNLIVTSGGKNIAPQPIETLLVTIPYIEQVMVIGDNRNFISALVVPNLDQLRKYANDHQIAFNSDEQLISNKDVYNMVDKLIQEAQDHAGIARYEKVRKFAFLPKAFTIESGELTPTLKIKRNVITQNFVSIIESLYNKETEKLNEGDSTN; this is encoded by the coding sequence ATGAATGCATCAACGCAAGCCGCCGTCACTTCATTGGCGCAATTGTTTTACAGGAGCGAGGCCAATTTCGGAAGCAAAGCAATGTACATGAGTAAACGTAATGACGCCTACCGCACTCTGACTTATAACGAAGCCGGGGTCATCATCCGTAACCTTGCTCTGGGCCTTGCGTCACTTGGAGTCAAGAAAGATGATAAAGTTTCTATCTTATGCCCGACACAGGAAGAATGGGCAATTGCAGACTTCGCCATTCTCTCCCTCGGCGCAGTCACCGTTCCGATCTATCCAAACCTGCCCGCAAAACAAGTTGAGTACATTATACAGAACTCCGATGCAAAAGCGGTTTTCGTTTCGGATCAGGAACAATTAGCTAAAATTATCGAGATAAAAAATAATTGTCCTTCGCTGACGCATGCCGTACTGGTGACTGCAGACGACAAGAAAAAAGATTATGTGATGCATTTCAGTGAATTGCAGGAAGCTGGAAAAAAATTCGGCGCCTCCCACCCGAATTATATCGAAGAGTGTCTCAAAAAAATATCTGCGAAAGATCTGGCGACGATTATTTACACATCCGGAACTACCGGCACACCCAAAGGCGTTATGCTGTCGCATAATAATCTTCTGACCAATTCTCAGACGGCGGTGACGGTTGCGAAGATCGGGCCGGACGATATTTTCCTGTCTTTTTTGCCTTTGGCGCATGTGTTTGAGCGTATGGCAGGACATTTTATGCCGATCTCCCAAGGCTGCGCTATCGCCTATGCCGAGAGTATTGAAAAAGTACCGCAAAATATGGGCGAAGTTCGACCAACCATTATGACGGCCGTTCCCCGATTATATGAGAAAATCTATAACCGGGTGCAGGAGGGGCTTTTAACGGCTCCGGCATTGCGGAAGAAAATTTTCGGCTGGGCGATCAAGGTCGGCAAAGAAGCGCGCGATACCGGCAAAAAAGGGTTTAGCTATAAACTGGCGCACAAACTCGTCTATTCTAAGCTTCATGCGCGATTTGGCGGACGTTTGCGGATTTTCGTTTCCGGCGGAGCGCCGTTATCCAAAGAGGTCGGAGAGTTCTTTGCTCACATGGGCATGATGATCCTTGAAGGATACGGACTGACGGAAACCTCTCCTATCATTACGGTCAATCGACCGGAATTATTTAAGCTCGGTACCGTCGGATGCATAATTGACGGAGTGGAGGCGCGTATCGCTCCGGACGGAGAAATTCTGACACGCGGCCCTCACGTCATGATGGGTTATTATAAAAATGAAGAAGCAACACGCGAAATGATCGACAAGGACGGATGGCTGCATACCGGAGATATCGGCTATTTCGATCATGATAATTATCTCGTCATTACCGACCGGAAGAAGAATCTGATCGTAACATCCGGCGGAAAGAATATTGCGCCGCAGCCGATCGAGACGCTTCTCGTTACGATTCCCTACATTGAACAGGTTATGGTCATCGGCGATAACCGCAATTTCATCAGCGCGCTGGTAGTACCTAATCTCGATCAACTGCGGAAGTACGCCAACGACCACCAGATTGCTTTTAACAGCGATGAGCAGTTGATCAGCAACAAAGATGTTTATAACATGGTTGACAAGCTAATCCAGGAAGCCCAGGATCATGCAGGTATTGCGCGGTATGAGAAGGTTCGTAAATTTGCGTTCCTGCCGAAAGCTTTCACTATCGAGAGCGGCGAACTCACGCCGACATTAAAGATCAAACGTAACGTGATCACACAGAACTTTGTGAGCATTATTGAATCGCTTTACAATAAAGAAACCGAAAAATTAAACGAAGGTGACAGCACCAACTAA